Proteins encoded together in one Telopea speciosissima isolate NSW1024214 ecotype Mountain lineage chromosome 4, Tspe_v1, whole genome shotgun sequence window:
- the LOC122658967 gene encoding probable aquaporin TIP3-1, with the protein MDVDVVVVKDEESLQISHLVDNRIQSASSPLSLEDPKVPSTTSSRKFYLFMRSRLGSEELTSFNKRFMRTFGKRLGLEEFTSLKTWRATFAELLGMATACFAMDVMVVGTLETEKESPRLLMSILAAVIITIMLLTTFPISGGHLNPAVSFCAALMGLISVSRAVIYIVAQCAGAVFGALAFKAVVSNQIGEKYALGGCRLGVIVQGPEGPTTVGIGTSQGLWLEILSMFFVLFPAGSIRFIGGPALGCGPVFSFSIVGIMAGLAIYVTVAVTQVKGYSGAGLNPARCFGPAIVRGGHMWDRHWVFWVGPAIASVAFYLYTKIIPSEHFYANCISLCPQSRV; encoded by the exons atgGACGTAGATGTGGTGGTTGTGAAAGACGAAGAGAGTCTCCAGATTTCCCACCTCGTTGATAATAGAATCCAATCAGCATCTTCTCCACTAAG CTTGGAAGACCCTAAAGTGCCTTCTACTACCTCGAGTAGAAAGTTTTATTTATTCATGCGATCAAGGTTGGGATCGGAAGAGCTCACTTCCTTCAATAAAAGGTTCATGCGAACCTTCGGTAAAAGGTTGGGATTGGAAGAGTTCACTTCCTTGAAG ACGTGGCGAGCAACCTTCGCAGAATTACTGGGCATGGCCACCGCATGTTTTGCAATGGACGTGATGGTCGTCGGTACCTTAGAGACCGAAAAAGAATCACCAAGACTCTTAATGTCTATCCTCGCCGCCGTCATAATCACAATTATGCTCCTCACCACCTTCCCAATCTCCGGTGGCCACCTCAACCCTGCCGTCTCCTTCTGCGCTGCACTTATGGGCCTCATCTCTGTGTCTCGAGCTGTCATTTACATAGTAGCCCAATGCGCCGGTGCCGTGTTCGGCGCCTTGGCATTCAAGGCCGTAGTCAGCAACCAAATTGGGGAAAAGTACGCGCTTGGGGGCTGTCGCCTTGGTGTCATCGTACAAGGCCCAGAAGGCCCAACCACTGTAGGCATTGGAACGAGCCAAGGGCTTTGGCTTGAGATCTTATCCATGTTCTTTGTCCTTTTTCCCGCCGGGAGTATTAGATTCATTGGTGGCCCAGCCCTGGGCTGTGGGCCAGTCTTCAGTTTTTCAATAGTCGGAATCATGGCGGGGCTGGCAATATATGTGACAGTTGCGGTGACACAGGTAAAAGGGTACTCTGGTGCCGGGTTGAACCCTGCACGGTGTTTTGGACCAGCGATTGTTAGAGGAGGACACATGTGGGATAGACATTGGGTTTTCTGGGTGGGCCCAGCTATTGCTTCTGTGGCGTTTTATCTTTACACGAAGATCATACCAAGTGAGCATTTCTACGCGAATTGCATTAGCCTGTGCCCACAGTCTAGAGTCTAG